One window of the Procambarus clarkii isolate CNS0578487 chromosome 89, FALCON_Pclarkii_2.0, whole genome shotgun sequence genome contains the following:
- the LOC138359209 gene encoding uncharacterized protein, which translates to MRDSFVQREKDLTRDTDARDSKPLTQCVSQCKIINTSTRVNTPPGIITSTWVNTPPGINTSTWVNTPPGINTSTRVNTPPGINTSTRVNTPPGINTSTRVNTPPGINTSTRVNTPPGINTSTRVNTPPGINTSTRVNTPPGINTSTRVNTPPGINTSTRVNTPPGINTSTRDSNPSPNQQLSDKEYTKQVLNMFTTRASLKAGHFGN; encoded by the exons ATGAGAGACTCGTTTGTACAGAGAGAAAAAGATCTCACTAGAGACACGGACGCAAGAGATTCGAAACCTCTGACGCAATGCGTCTCACAGTGCAAG ATCATCAATACCTCCACACGGGTCAACACTCCTCCAGGCATCATTACCTCCACATgggtcaacacacctccaggcatCAATACCTCCACATgggtcaacacacctccaggcatCAATACCTCAACACGGGTCAACACTCCTCCAGGCATCAATACCTCAACACGGGTCAACACTCCTCCAGGTATCAATACCTCAACACgggtcaacacacctccaggcatCAATACCTCAACACgggtcaacacacctccaggcatCAATACCTCAACACgggtcaacacacctccaggcatCAATACCTCAACACgggtcaacacacctccaggcatCAATACCTCAACACgggtcaacacacctccaggcatCAATACCTCCACACgggtcaacacacctccaggcatCAATACCTCAACACGGGACAGTAATCCATCACCCAATCAGCAA CTTTCAGATAAGGAATATACAAAACAAGTTCTCAACATGTTTACAACTCGAGCATCTCTCAAAGCTGGACATTTTGGCAACTAA
- the LOC138359210 gene encoding GATA zinc finger domain-containing protein 14-like, protein MEHSSAVTVRGTHQQTNNPTIKGRTSRQTTQQSRDAPADKQPNNQGTHQQTIKQPNNQGTHQQTIKQPNNQGTHQQTNKQPNNQGTHQQTIKQPNNQGTHQQTIKQPNNQGTHQQTIKQPNNQGTHQQTIKQPNNQGTHQQTIKQPNNQGTHQQTNKTTQQSRDAPADNQTTQQSRDAPADNQTTQQSRDAPADKQNNPTIKGRTSRQSNNPTIKGRTSRQSNNPTIKGRTSRQSNNPTIKGRTSRQTKQPNNQGTHQQTIKQPNNQGTHQQTIKQPNNQGTHQQTNKTTQQSRDAPADNQTTQQSRDAPADKQNNPTIKGRTSRQSNNPTIKGRTSRQTNNPTIKGRTSRQSNNPTIKGRTSRQSNNPTIKGRTSRQTKQPNNQGTHQQTIKQPNNQGTHQQTNKTTQQSRDAPADNQTTQQSRDAPADNQTTQQSRDAPADKQNNPTIKGRTSRQSNNPTIKGRTSRQTKQPNNQGTHQQTIKQPNNQGTHQQTNKQPNNQGTHQQTIKQPNNQGTHQQTIKQPNNQGTHQQTNKTIPI, encoded by the exons ATGGAGCACAGTTCGGCAGTTACAGTCAGGG GGACGCACCAGCAGACAAACAACCCAACAATCAAGGGACGCACCAGCAGACAAACAACCCAACAATCAAGGGACGCACCAGCAGACAAACAACCCAACAATCAAGGGACGCACCAGCAGACAATCAAACAACCCAACAATCAAGGGACGCACCAGCAGACAATCAAACAACCCAACAATCAAGGGACGCACCAGCAGACAAACAAACAACCCAACAATCAAGGGACGCACCAGCAGACAATCAAACAACCCAACAATCAAGGGACGCACCAGCAGACAATCAAACAACCCAACAATCAAGGGACGCACCAGCAGACAATCAAACAACCCAACAATCAAGGGACGCACCAGCAGACAATCAAACAACCCAACAATCAAGGGACGCACCAGCAGACAATCAAACAACCCAACAATCAAGGGACGCACCAGCAGACAAACAAAACAACCCAACAATCAAGGGACGCACCAGCAGACAATCAAACAACCCAACAATCAAGGGACGCACCAGCAGACAATCAAACAACCCAACAATCAAGGGACGCACCAGCAGACAAACAAAACAACCCAACAATCAAGGGACGCACCAGCAGACAATCAAACAACCCAACAATCAAGGGACGCACCAGCAGACAATCAAACAACCCAACAATCAAGGGACGCACCAGCAGACAATCAAACAACCCAACAATCAAGGGACGCACCAGCAGACAAACAAAACAACCCAACAATCAAGGGACGCACCAGCAGACAATCAAACAACCCAACAATCAAGGGACGCACCAGCAGACAATCAAACAACCCAACAATCAAGGGACGCACCAGCAGACAAACAAAACAACCCAACAATCAAGGGACGCACCAGCAGACAATCAAACAACCCAACAATCAAGGGACGCACCAGCAGACAAACAAAACAACCCAACAATCAAGGGACGCACCAGCAGACAATCAAACAACCCAACAATCAAGGGACGCACCAGCAGACAAACAAACAACCCAACAATCAAGGGACGCACCAGCAGACAATCAAACAACCCAACAATCAAGGGACGCACCAGCAGACAATCAAACAACCCAACAATCAAGGGACGCACCAGCAGACAAACAAAACAACCCAACAATCAAGGGACGCACCAGCAGACAATCAAACAACCCAACAATCAAGGGACGCACCAGCAGACAAACAAAACAACCCAACAATCAAGGGACGCACCAGCAGACAATCAAACAACCCAACAATCAAGGGACGCACCAGCAGACAATCAAACAACCCAACAATCAAGGGACGCACCAGCAGACAAACAAAACAACCCAACAATCAAGGGACGCACCAGCAGACAATCAAACAACCCAACAATCAAGGGACGCACCAGCAGACAAACAAAACAACCCAACAATCAAGGGACGCACCAGCAGACAATCAAACAACCCAACAATCAAGGGACGCACCAGCAGACAAACAAACAACCCAACAATCAAGGGACGCACCAGCAGACAATCAAACAACCCAACAATCAAGGGACGCACCAGCAGACAATCAAACAACCCAACAATCAAGGGACGCACCAGCAGACAAACAAAACAATACCAATATGA